One region of Citrus sinensis cultivar Valencia sweet orange chromosome 6, DVS_A1.0, whole genome shotgun sequence genomic DNA includes:
- the LOC102628445 gene encoding uncharacterized protein LOC102628445 → MSSSCSIRFTQLLVFAVWFMSWGNDAENAVKPSDISKVEDAQNFHIYYGQTFKVIKNAIDGRSYLLIQNNSRMAARTKYCTARIKSFVIPMSNYSVDTDFFPVSFFELLGLLSSMKGMTSESVASGCVLKLYQGGEIGLVNKSEPLQFSQYAAHFTTDSDQPQACNFANFAPFGEDGPLRRAEWIKFLGIFANAEARANQVYNAVKENYLCLTRVAAGKTKPFKPIVAWMEFYNGVWSFTKEAFKLKYVEDAGGENVDSSINKMTYNISNSDDLEQLHAILCTVDVVIDGTYTLEPANYTQSTFLENIDAADKSCFAFLTNQSLWRFDKRNQNSLALDWFDGAVSQPQLVLADLTEALFPTGNYTITYFRNIAKGEGVVSIDAKMCDRDTSIPMEPTILPCQ, encoded by the exons atgtcttcttCTTGTTCAATTCGGTTTACGCAACTCTTGGTCTTTGCGGTTTGGTTCATGAGTTGGGGAAATGATGCTGAAAATGCAGTGAAGCCGAGTGACATTTCGAAGGTTGAAGATGcccaaaattttcatatatattatggACAGACCTTCAAAGTCATCAAGAATGCCATTGACGGACGGAGCTACCTTCTTATTCAG AACAACTCAAGAATGGCAGCTAGGACAAAATATTGCACCGCAAGGATCAAGTCATTTGTGATCCCCATGTCTAATTATTCAGTTGATACTGATTTCTTTCCAG TTTCCTTTTTCGAG CTATTAGGTTTATTAAGTAGCATGAAGGGGATGACATCAGAATCTGTGGCATCTGGATGTGTACTAAAATTGTACCAAGGAGGAGAAATTGGTCTTGTTAACAAAAGTGAGCCACTACAGTTTTCACAATACGCAGCTCATTTTACCACTGATTCTGATCAACCACAAGCTTGCAACTTTGCTAATTTTGCTCCTTTTGGAGAGGACGGTCCACTACGG CGGGCAGAGTGGATCAAATTCTTGGGAATTTTCGCAAACGCAGAAGCCAGAGCCAACCAAGTATATAACGCA GTTAAAGAGAACTATCTGTGCTTGACTAGAGTTGCTGCAGGCAAGACAAAGCCATTCAAGCCTATAGTAGCTTGGATGGAGTTTTATAAT GGTGTATGGTCATTTACCAAAGAAGCATTCAAGCTGAAG TATGTTGAAGATGCAGGGGGGGAGAATGTGGATAGCTCAATCAATAAGATGACTTATAACATCTCTAATTCTGATGATTTGGAACAGTTGCATGCGATTCTTTGT ACAGTGGATGTGGTAATTGATGGAACATACACTTTAGAACCAGCAAACTACACTCAATCAACCTTTCTGGAAAATATAGATGCTGCAGATAAATCTTGCTTTGCTTTCCTTACAAATCAAAGCTTATGGCGATTTGATAAAAGAAACCAGAATTCACTCGCTCTAG ACTGGTTTGATGGAGCAGTGTCTCAACCTCAATTAGTTTTAGCAGATCTCACTGAAGCTTTGTTTCCTACTGGAAATTATACCATAACATACTTTAGAAACATTGCCAAG GGAGAAGGTGTTGTGAGCATTGACGCTAAAATGTGCGACAGGGATACTTCCATTCCAATGGAGCCTACGATTCTTCCttgtcaataa
- the LOC102629308 gene encoding NAC domain-containing protein 54-like, with protein sequence MAPVSLPPGFRFHPTDEELVAYYLKRKINGREIELEIIPEVDLYKCEPWELPGKSLLPSKDLEWYFFSPRDRKYPNGSRTNRATKAGYWKATGKDRKVNSQTRSVGMKKTLVYYRGRAPHGIRTHWVMHEYRLDERECETDSGLQDAYALCRVFKKSAIGPKIVEHYAPTPITTANQMTHHPNSPSIEYYSESSDYPIPYDRCLPSNIGTESSNQTHDGKWTQFLSEDSFGLNNTTPFSNYATTPYHPYKIDVALECAKLQHRLSLPPLEVEDFSHQIGVTDFKMHDHSHALTQQELMINQSSGVQDPWGGNYSNATADDFSFMMTGDDNHYYDPSNNNNNGMTSVRYNDKLWEGFNSRSIEIGYLDEDVKSERMVENLRWVGMSNKDLDKSFVEEHKIVPIENISSFQRMESHEVEGETSHNNCLGFNDSELNDFSLGFIDDEPNKNHLEEEIGDGTLASSPSFEVVEEIKVNHGMFVSTRQAADTFFHQIVPSQIVQVQLNPAEVANNLSINAKAEKFTGTFMKPWKEIASAVVCMLVLVIMHGFYYLGENLDNGKLNIDDRFNVKEKGCSSKKIKEGDLLVNIRGGRGDNFIVCLKKIGLFLTISLALCTMWANHVVVSSA encoded by the exons ATGGCTCCTGTTTCATTGCCTCCGGGTTTTCGGTTCCATCCAACTGATGAAGAACTTGTGGCTTACtatctcaaaagaaaaatcaatggCCGCGAGATTGAATTGGAAATAATCCCTGAAGTTGATCTCTACAAGTGTGAACCTTGGGAGTTACCAG GCAAGTCCTTGTTACCGAGCAAAGATTTAGAGTGGTATTTCTTCAGTCCTCGCGATCGCAAGTATCCGAATGGATCAAGAACTAATCGTGCAACCAAAGCTGGATACTGGAAGGCCACAgggaaagatagaaaagtgAACTCCCAGACTCGTTCTGTGGGCATGAAGAAAACCCTAGTCTACTATCGTGGGAGAGCACCGCATGGCATTCGTACCCATTGGGTCATGCACGAATATCGTCTTGATGAGCGTGAATGTGAAACTGATTCTGGTTTACAG GATGCCTATGCTCTTTGTCGTGTGTTCAAGAAGAGTGCAATCGGCCCCAAGATTGTGGAGCATTATGCCCCGACACCAATAACAACTGCTAATCAAATGACTCATCATCCAAATTCTCCCAGCATTGAATATTATTCGGAGAGCTCTGATTATCCTATACCTTATGATAGATGTTTGCCCAGTAATATCGGTACTGAATCTTCCAATCAAACACACGATGGGAAATGGACCCAATTCTTATCAGAAGACTCATTTGGCTTGAATAATACCACCCCATTTTCAAATTATGCAACTACTCCATACCATCCTTATAAG ATTGACGTGGCATTAGAATGTGCGAAGCTGCAGCATCGGCTTTCACTGCCTCCATTGGAAGTAGAAGATTTCTCCCATCAGATTGGAGTCACGGATTTCAAGATGCATGATCATTCTCATGCACTGACACAGCAAGAACTGATGATAAATCAATCGAGTGGTGTTCAAGATCCATGGGGTGGAAATTATTCTAATGCTACTGCTGATGATTTTAGTTTTATGATGACTGGCGATGACAACCATTATTATGATccaagtaataataataataatggtatGACTTCTGTCAGATACAATGACAAATTATGGGAAGGTTTCAATTCGAGGTCGATAGAAATCGGATACCTTGATGAAGATGTCAAATCGGAGAGGATGGTAGAGAACTTGAGATGGGTTGGCATGTCCAACAAGGATTTAGACAAG AGCTTTGTGGAAGAGCACAAGATTGTTCCcattgaaaatatttcaagttttcagAGAATGGAAAGCCATGAAGTTGAAG gtGAGACTTCACATAACAACTGCTTAGGGTTCAATGATTCTGAGCTAAACGATTTTTCACTCGGATTCATCGATGATGAACCAAATAAGAACCATTTAGAAGAGGAAATTGGTGATGGTACTCTTGCAAGCTCACCAAGCTTTGAAGTTGTGGAGGAAATCAAAGTCAACCATGGAATGTTCGTTTCAACGCGCCAAGCAGCTGACACATTCTTTCACCAAATTGTGCCGTCACAAATTGTTCAAGTTCAGCTAAACCCGGCTGAAGTCGCAAATAACTTGTCTATTAATGCAAAGGCAGAGAAATTCACCGGGACATTCATGAAGCCATGGAAGGAGATAGCAAGTGCTGTTGTTTGCATGCTGGTACTTGTCATAATGCATGGATTTTACTATCTTGGGGAAAATTTGGACAATGGGAAATTGAACATTGATGATCGCTTCAATGTGAAGGAAAAAGGATGCAGCTCTAAGAAGATAAAAGAGGGAGATTTGCTGGTGAATATAAGAGGTGGCCGTGGGGATAACTTTATTGTGTGTTTGAAGAAGATAGGACTATTCCTGACAATTTCATTGGCTCTTTGCACCATGTGGGCAAACCATGTTGTAGTTTCATCAGCTTGA